A region from the Paraburkholderia youngii genome encodes:
- a CDS encoding sigma-70 family RNA polymerase sigma factor: MTEQGIDKASSFEAARARLLALAYRMLGSRAEAEDVVQDVWLKWHLADTQAVQTPVAWLTTLTTRTAIDRLRHAQRERASQACGWLPEPWLDEVAPSAEELALRAADMSYGVMLLLEHLKPDERAAFVLHEAFECGYAEIASILERTPASCRQMVHRAKERLKRAGAPLERPDPAVHGRIVERLRAALEAQDRAGLLQLFNDAPQLISDVPLYATPTPFPTANLALRAQGPTPGAEAQRAREPGSGPKWIAVVTSLAQQASYTEVVSMAGAVCIALFCDGDIVGLIDVVTDGATDLSARIVSLRIVASAAHLRAANRMLGREAVKELLARIKGHPEVSAAVSRDFPVDVDA, translated from the coding sequence ATGACGGAACAGGGAATCGACAAGGCATCCAGTTTCGAGGCCGCGCGCGCCCGTCTGCTGGCGCTCGCATATCGGATGCTTGGCAGTCGTGCGGAGGCCGAAGACGTGGTGCAGGACGTCTGGCTCAAATGGCATCTGGCCGATACGCAGGCGGTGCAAACGCCGGTCGCATGGCTCACCACGCTCACCACCCGCACGGCGATCGACCGTCTGCGGCACGCGCAGCGCGAGCGCGCGTCGCAGGCTTGCGGCTGGTTGCCGGAGCCGTGGCTCGACGAGGTCGCACCATCGGCGGAGGAGTTGGCATTGCGCGCGGCCGATATGTCATATGGCGTGATGTTGCTGCTCGAACATCTGAAGCCAGACGAACGCGCGGCGTTCGTCCTGCATGAAGCGTTCGAGTGCGGTTATGCCGAAATCGCGTCGATACTCGAGCGCACACCGGCCTCTTGCCGGCAAATGGTTCATCGCGCCAAGGAGCGTCTGAAACGGGCGGGCGCGCCGTTGGAGCGGCCCGATCCAGCGGTGCATGGGCGAATCGTCGAGCGATTGCGCGCGGCGCTCGAAGCGCAAGACCGGGCGGGCTTGCTGCAGCTTTTCAACGACGCGCCGCAACTGATCAGCGACGTACCTCTGTACGCTACGCCCACTCCATTTCCTACGGCCAACCTGGCCCTTCGGGCACAAGGGCCAACACCTGGAGCCGAAGCGCAGCGCGCCCGCGAACCGGGCTCAGGTCCGAAGTGGATCGCTGTGGTTACATCGCTCGCGCAACAGGCGAGCTATACCGAGGTGGTGTCGATGGCGGGTGCCGTGTGTATCGCGCTGTTCTGCGACGGCGATATCGTCGGGCTAATCGACGTGGTGACGGACGGCGCAACGGACCTTTCGGCGAGAATCGTCTCGCTGCGCATCGTGGCCAGCGCCGCGCATTTGCGGGCGGCCAACCGAATGCTGGGCCGTGAGGCGGTCAAGGAACTGCTTGCCCGCATCAAGGGCCATCCGGAGGTGTCAGCTGCGGTGAGCCGCGACTTCCCAGTTGATGTCGACGCATAG
- a CDS encoding EAL domain-containing protein has product MSMIELEHPGFQPPRPMAGDEGSRRTVLYGGYTVFSVFQPVFSVSHRRAIGYHASLRVHDEHEQQVPSHEVFTQAARRGDLLELGRLAESLHLGNFNAFDSHDEWLFLSLHPAALMDTSYGDALLASLKTLGLPPQRVVLEVSEQAGGETTRFAEIVDSLRKSGFLIALDGFGAKHSNIDRVWNLRPDIVTLDRCILAQASEHSHIERVLPGLVSLLHESGQLVLMGGLSTERDALIALECNVDFVQGAFFAGPSVEPVKPQVAAGLMDSLSASLRERVAAREKAQSARLAPYVTALEAAAAQLIAGESITQATAPLLALGETARCFVLDGSGRQIGDNVLPPGRTSQRAKRFSPLLHSEGASWERRPYFIQAMRQPGRVHLTPPYLSINEAHLCVTASIAAHNSHGTQVLCVDINWEVAAHRS; this is encoded by the coding sequence ATGAGCATGATCGAACTCGAACATCCCGGCTTCCAGCCACCACGCCCGATGGCCGGCGACGAAGGCTCCCGCCGTACCGTTCTGTATGGCGGCTACACCGTTTTCAGCGTGTTTCAACCGGTCTTCTCGGTATCGCACCGGCGCGCGATCGGGTATCACGCGTCGCTGCGCGTGCACGACGAGCATGAGCAGCAAGTGCCCTCGCACGAAGTCTTTACGCAGGCCGCGCGACGCGGCGACCTGCTCGAACTCGGACGGCTGGCCGAATCGCTGCACCTCGGCAACTTCAACGCGTTCGACAGCCACGACGAATGGCTCTTCCTCAGCCTGCATCCGGCCGCGCTGATGGACACCAGCTACGGCGACGCGCTGCTTGCCAGCCTGAAGACGCTCGGCCTGCCGCCGCAACGCGTGGTGCTCGAAGTTTCCGAACAGGCCGGCGGCGAAACCACGCGCTTCGCCGAAATCGTCGATTCGCTGCGCAAGTCCGGTTTTCTGATCGCGCTCGACGGCTTTGGCGCCAAGCATTCGAACATCGACCGCGTGTGGAATCTGCGGCCGGACATCGTGACGCTCGACCGCTGCATCCTCGCGCAAGCGAGTGAACACTCGCACATCGAACGCGTGTTGCCGGGCCTCGTCTCCCTGTTGCACGAGTCCGGGCAACTGGTGCTGATGGGCGGTCTGAGCACCGAGCGCGACGCGCTGATCGCGCTCGAATGCAATGTGGACTTCGTCCAGGGCGCATTTTTCGCGGGCCCGAGCGTCGAACCGGTCAAGCCGCAGGTTGCCGCTGGCCTGATGGATTCGCTCTCCGCTTCGCTGCGCGAACGCGTTGCCGCTCGAGAGAAAGCGCAATCCGCGCGGCTCGCGCCGTATGTCACTGCGCTCGAGGCTGCCGCAGCTCAGTTGATTGCCGGGGAATCGATCACGCAGGCGACCGCACCTCTGCTCGCGCTGGGAGAAACGGCGCGCTGCTTTGTCCTGGACGGATCGGGCCGGCAGATCGGCGACAACGTGCTGCCGCCGGGCCGCACATCGCAACGCGCAAAGCGCTTCAGCCCGCTGCTGCATTCCGAAGGCGCCAGTTGGGAGCGCCGCCCGTACTTCATTCAGGCGATGCGTCAACCGGGGCGGGTTCATCTAACACCGCCGTATCTGTCGATCAACGAAGCGCATCTGTGCGTCACGGCCTCGATTGCCGCGCATAACTCGCATGGTACGCAGGTGCTATGCGTCGACATCAACTGGGAAGTCGCGGCTCACCGCAGCTGA
- the mdtD gene encoding multidrug transporter subunit MdtD, translating to MSTTPTPPALAPDLPSGPSPRALTVMLWLVATGFFMQTLDSTIVNTALPAMATSLGELPLRMQSVVIAYSLTMAVMIPVSGWLADRLGTRRVFFSAILVFAVGSLLCANARTLNQLVLFRVLQGVGGAMLLPVGRLAVLRTFPAERYLTALAFVAIPGLIGPLIGPTLGGWLVKIASWHWIFLINVPVGIVGCIATFIFMPDSRNEHTGKFDLGGYLLLVVGMVALSFALDGRTEFGIQHATVLVLLILSMACFVAYGLHAVREPEPIFPLDLFKIHTFSVGLLGNLFARIGSGSMPYLIPLLLQVSLGYSAFEAGLMMLPVAAAGMATKRLVTTLIQKYSYRRVLMANTILVGLMMASFALTSTNQPLWLRLVQLAIFGGVNSMQFTAMNTLTLKDLGTGGASSGNSLFSLVQMLSMSLGVTVAGALLTTFTGIMQRVTAANSLPAFHATFLCVGIITACSSWIFAQLSPEIRTPATKTDPSERT from the coding sequence ATGTCTACGACGCCGACTCCGCCCGCCCTCGCTCCCGACCTCCCCTCTGGCCCTTCGCCCCGCGCACTGACGGTGATGCTGTGGCTGGTCGCCACCGGCTTCTTCATGCAGACGCTCGATTCGACGATCGTCAACACCGCACTCCCCGCGATGGCGACAAGCCTCGGCGAGCTGCCGCTGCGCATGCAATCGGTGGTGATCGCCTACTCGCTGACAATGGCGGTGATGATCCCGGTGTCCGGCTGGCTCGCCGACAGACTCGGCACGCGGCGCGTGTTCTTCAGTGCGATCCTCGTGTTCGCAGTGGGCTCGCTGCTGTGCGCGAACGCGCGCACGCTGAACCAACTGGTGCTCTTCCGCGTTCTGCAAGGCGTGGGCGGCGCGATGCTGCTGCCGGTTGGGCGGCTCGCGGTGCTGCGTACCTTTCCGGCGGAGCGCTATCTGACGGCGTTGGCCTTCGTGGCGATCCCGGGCCTGATCGGACCGTTGATCGGACCGACGCTCGGCGGCTGGCTCGTCAAAATCGCGTCGTGGCACTGGATCTTTCTGATCAACGTGCCGGTAGGCATCGTGGGCTGCATTGCCACGTTTATTTTCATGCCGGATAGCCGCAACGAACACACAGGCAAATTCGACCTCGGCGGCTACCTGCTGCTGGTGGTGGGCATGGTGGCACTTTCGTTCGCGCTCGATGGCCGCACCGAGTTCGGCATTCAACATGCGACGGTGCTGGTGCTGCTGATTCTGAGCATGGCGTGCTTCGTTGCATATGGTCTGCACGCGGTGCGCGAGCCCGAGCCGATCTTTCCGCTCGATCTGTTCAAGATTCACACGTTTAGCGTCGGGCTGCTCGGCAATCTGTTCGCGCGGATCGGCAGCGGCTCGATGCCCTACCTGATTCCTCTGCTGTTGCAGGTGAGCCTCGGCTATAGCGCATTCGAAGCCGGGCTGATGATGCTGCCCGTGGCGGCCGCGGGCATGGCAACGAAGCGTCTCGTGACGACGCTGATTCAGAAGTACAGCTACCGGCGCGTGCTGATGGCGAACACGATTCTGGTGGGTCTGATGATGGCGAGTTTCGCGCTCACGAGCACGAATCAGCCGCTGTGGCTGCGGCTCGTGCAACTGGCGATCTTTGGCGGCGTGAACTCGATGCAGTTCACCGCGATGAACACGTTGACGCTGAAGGACCTGGGCACCGGCGGCGCGAGCAGCGGCAATAGCCTGTTTTCGCTCGTGCAGATGCTTTCGATGAGTCTCGGCGTGACCGTGGCCGGTGCGTTGCTGACGACCTTTACCGGCATCATGCAGCGTGTGACCGCCGCGAATTCGCTGCCCGCGTTTCATGCGACATTCCTGTGTGTCGGCATCATTACCGCATGTTCGTCATGGATCTTTGCGCAGTTGTCGCCGGAGATCCGCACGCCAGCGACGAAGACCGATCCTTCAGAGCGAACCTGA
- a CDS encoding aminotransferase-like domain-containing protein: MKLEIQLDRDNGVPLTEQIVTGVSAWIRSRNAHPGSKLPSIRQFAADFGVSRFPVIEAYDRLVSLGYVDSRHGSGFYVADRQPTDMRCQGTSDPRRADVESDHLLEQFNFPGETLKLSTGFIPESWRDIDGIAQAIRHVSRTDPASMVEYATPLGNPVLREQLRGRIGQLGIQADASQILITNGASQAFDLLVRYMLKPGDTIFVEDPGYYNLYGLLRLHGMKLIGIPRTGSGPDLDAMQAQLKLHRPRLLLINTVFHNPTGTTVAPQVAFRLLQLAREHRFQIIEDDIYADFQTELTDRLATLDQLEQVIYIGGLSKTLSSSLRIGCVVASHAIIKDLVDIKMLTSIGGSRFAEAVAVWMLERGAYRKYLERLRRQMRGALGSTVQTLEDSGWEIFEEPAGGKFVWARVPHVADAERLVECGVPLGVTVLPGQHFRPNREASPWIRIHVAFGNEPRAQAFFQAAAQLPADV, translated from the coding sequence ATGAAACTCGAAATCCAGCTCGATCGGGACAACGGCGTACCGCTTACCGAGCAGATCGTCACGGGCGTTTCGGCGTGGATCCGTTCGCGCAATGCGCATCCTGGCTCGAAGCTGCCGTCGATCCGCCAGTTCGCCGCCGACTTCGGCGTGAGCCGCTTCCCGGTGATCGAGGCATACGACCGGCTGGTGTCGCTCGGCTATGTCGACTCGCGCCACGGCTCCGGCTTTTACGTCGCCGATCGCCAGCCGACGGACATGCGTTGTCAGGGCACGTCGGACCCGCGCCGCGCCGATGTCGAGTCGGACCATTTGCTTGAGCAATTCAACTTTCCGGGCGAGACGCTGAAGCTCAGCACCGGCTTCATTCCCGAAAGCTGGCGGGACATCGATGGCATTGCGCAGGCGATTCGCCACGTGTCGCGAACCGATCCGGCGAGCATGGTCGAATACGCGACGCCGCTCGGCAATCCCGTCTTGCGCGAACAGTTGCGCGGCCGTATTGGCCAATTGGGCATCCAGGCGGACGCGTCGCAGATTCTGATCACCAATGGCGCGAGCCAGGCGTTCGATCTGCTCGTGCGCTACATGCTGAAGCCTGGCGACACGATCTTTGTCGAGGACCCCGGTTACTACAACCTGTACGGCCTGTTGCGACTGCACGGCATGAAGCTGATCGGCATTCCGCGCACCGGCAGCGGTCCCGACCTCGATGCGATGCAGGCGCAACTGAAGCTGCACCGGCCCAGATTGCTGCTCATCAACACCGTGTTCCACAATCCGACCGGCACCACGGTCGCACCGCAGGTCGCGTTCCGTTTGCTGCAACTGGCGCGTGAGCATCGCTTCCAGATTATCGAGGACGATATCTACGCGGATTTTCAGACCGAGCTCACCGATCGCCTCGCGACCCTCGACCAACTCGAACAGGTGATCTACATCGGCGGACTGTCGAAGACGCTGTCGTCGTCGCTACGGATCGGCTGCGTGGTTGCGAGTCACGCGATCATCAAGGATCTGGTCGATATCAAGATGCTGACGAGCATCGGCGGCTCGCGGTTTGCCGAAGCGGTGGCGGTGTGGATGCTGGAGCGCGGCGCATATCGCAAATATCTGGAGCGACTGCGCCGCCAGATGCGCGGCGCGCTCGGCTCGACCGTCCAGACACTCGAAGATTCCGGCTGGGAGATTTTCGAAGAACCAGCGGGCGGCAAGTTCGTGTGGGCGCGCGTGCCCCATGTCGCGGACGCCGAGCGGCTCGTTGAATGCGGTGTGCCGCTCGGTGTGACGGTGCTGCCTGGACAACATTTCAGGCCGAATCGCGAGGCGAGCCCGTGGATCAGGATTCATGTGGCGTTTGGCAACGAGCCACGGGCGCAGGCGTTTTTTCAGGCGGCGGCGCAGTTGCCGGCTGATGTGTGA
- a CDS encoding DUF2917 domain-containing protein: protein MREVRVFELEHGEPVTAWRVARPSIFKMISGKVWLTVEGEHEDHWLAAGQSIELARGSVAWISAGREGARFALASGSQRKLPTLLLGWPVPAWLARRPGVV, encoded by the coding sequence ATGCGAGAAGTGCGAGTTTTCGAACTGGAACATGGCGAGCCCGTCACGGCCTGGCGCGTTGCGCGCCCGTCGATTTTCAAGATGATCAGCGGCAAGGTCTGGCTGACCGTCGAGGGCGAGCATGAAGATCACTGGCTGGCGGCAGGGCAGTCGATCGAGTTGGCGCGTGGATCGGTGGCATGGATCAGCGCGGGGCGGGAGGGGGCGCGTTTCGCGCTGGCGAGCGGCTCGCAACGCAAGCTGCCGACGCTGCTACTCGGCTGGCCGGTCCCGGCTTGGCTGGCGCGTCGGCCGGGCGTGGTCTGA
- a CDS encoding citrate/2-methylcitrate synthase has translation MSAPIYLTAAEAAATLGVSLPTLYAYVSRGMLGSSPDAQGRHRLYDAAEVRRLARRKADGKRAGKVAQKVLDWGVPVLESSITLVADGRLLYRGHDAIELARSASLEDVAALLWQCSARRIADAPAVPLAPAQWAAWLKLWSDSTPLDRALVLLPAAAAQMPRVWALGRDAQLDTACAVMRLLAAAMLLAAPSNEPLHRQIATAWRVRSRPQSGLLRAALVACADHELNASTFTVRCITSTGTHLFGAVAGGLAALSGPRHGGETVRIAALLDEASRSPDLDRYLANRLARHEHGAQGPVLSGFGHPLYPDGDPRARLLLMMLADCAPARSPLNEVLQLSRAVRDTTGAEPTVDFALAAIERVLGLPTGAAFTLFALGRVVGWIAHAMEQTRDGRLIRPRARYIGEYQAGGDA, from the coding sequence ATGTCAGCCCCGATTTATCTGACCGCCGCCGAAGCAGCCGCGACGCTCGGCGTCAGCTTGCCGACGCTGTACGCGTACGTGAGCCGCGGCATGCTCGGCTCGTCGCCGGATGCGCAAGGCAGGCATCGCCTCTACGATGCCGCCGAGGTGCGCCGCCTTGCGCGTCGCAAGGCGGACGGCAAGCGAGCGGGCAAGGTCGCGCAGAAGGTGCTCGACTGGGGCGTGCCGGTGCTCGAATCGTCGATCACGCTGGTCGCGGACGGTCGGCTGCTGTATCGCGGGCACGATGCGATCGAGCTTGCACGCAGTGCGTCACTCGAAGACGTCGCGGCGCTGCTGTGGCAATGCAGCGCGCGGCGCATCGCCGATGCGCCCGCCGTGCCGCTCGCCCCCGCGCAATGGGCCGCGTGGCTCAAGCTGTGGAGTGACAGCACGCCACTCGATCGCGCGCTCGTGCTGCTGCCGGCCGCCGCCGCGCAGATGCCGCGCGTGTGGGCGCTCGGCCGCGACGCCCAACTGGACACCGCGTGCGCCGTGATGCGGCTGCTGGCCGCCGCGATGCTGCTAGCGGCGCCGTCGAACGAACCGCTGCATCGGCAGATCGCGACGGCCTGGCGGGTGCGCAGCCGGCCGCAAAGCGGGCTGCTGCGCGCGGCGCTGGTCGCGTGCGCGGATCACGAGCTGAACGCGTCCACGTTCACGGTCCGCTGCATCACGTCGACGGGCACGCACTTGTTCGGCGCGGTCGCGGGCGGCCTCGCGGCGCTCTCCGGGCCGCGTCACGGCGGCGAAACCGTGCGCATTGCGGCCCTGCTCGATGAAGCGTCGCGCTCGCCCGATCTGGACCGCTATCTGGCGAACCGCCTCGCGCGGCACGAGCACGGCGCGCAAGGTCCGGTGCTGTCGGGCTTCGGTCATCCGCTCTATCCGGACGGCGATCCGCGCGCGCGGTTGTTGCTGATGATGCTCGCCGACTGCGCGCCGGCCCGCTCGCCGCTCAACGAGGTGCTGCAGCTTTCACGTGCGGTGCGCGACACGACCGGCGCCGAGCCGACCGTGGATTTCGCGCTTGCGGCGATCGAGCGCGTGCTCGGCTTGCCGACCGGCGCCGCGTTCACGCTCTTTGCGCTCGGGCGGGTGGTCGGCTGGATCGCGCACGCGATGGAGCAGACGCGCGATGGCCGGTTGATCCGGCCGCGAGCGCGGTATATCGGGGAGTATCAGGCGGGAGGGGATGCTTAG
- a CDS encoding CoA transferase has protein sequence MTPELALKHIWTLAGCDPVALHAVSLAGADPGLPSVYRVGSLASSTIAATGLAAAEYWHLRSGHRQRVSVQMHRALAAFRSERYLRIDDGPPPALRDPVTGFYETGDGRWIQLHTNFAHHLKGVLDVLGCDNGPESVAAAIRGWEGATLDQTLADAGLCAALIRTPDEWAALEQAKAIGRLPLFEIERIGDAPAEPPRHADADADAEPGVDRPLACVRVLDLSRIIAGPVAGRALAHHGADVMTINGPHLPNIAPLVIDNGRGKRSALVDLRDAAGCDTLRGLARDADVFLQAYRPGALAARGFGPAELARLRPGIVYVSVCAYGYTGPWAQRRGFDSLVQSASGIAWTERAAAGSAEPRHLPCQALDHATGYLAAFGAMVALARRAREGGSWHVKVSLAQTGRWLQSFGLLADGQQAPEMSLDDVRDCVASVQSEFGCVLGVQPAEELEQTPAFYALPPARIGAHEARWT, from the coding sequence ATGACACCCGAACTCGCCCTCAAGCACATCTGGACCCTCGCCGGCTGCGATCCGGTCGCGCTGCACGCCGTGTCGCTTGCCGGCGCGGACCCCGGCTTGCCTTCGGTCTATCGCGTCGGCAGCCTCGCGTCGTCGACCATCGCGGCGACGGGCCTCGCGGCCGCCGAATACTGGCACCTGCGCAGCGGACACAGGCAACGGGTGTCGGTGCAGATGCATCGCGCACTGGCGGCGTTTCGCAGCGAACGCTATCTGCGGATCGACGATGGGCCGCCGCCCGCGCTGCGCGATCCGGTCACTGGCTTCTACGAAACGGGCGACGGCCGCTGGATCCAACTGCACACGAATTTTGCGCATCACTTGAAGGGCGTGCTCGACGTGCTCGGCTGCGACAACGGCCCGGAGTCGGTGGCGGCCGCGATTCGCGGCTGGGAGGGCGCGACGCTCGATCAAACGCTCGCCGACGCGGGCCTATGCGCCGCCTTGATTCGCACGCCCGACGAATGGGCCGCGCTCGAGCAGGCCAAAGCGATCGGGCGCTTGCCGCTGTTCGAGATCGAGCGCATCGGCGACGCGCCGGCCGAGCCGCCGCGCCACGCCGACGCCGACGCCGACGCCGAACCAGGCGTCGATCGTCCGCTCGCGTGCGTGCGGGTGCTGGATCTGTCGCGGATCATCGCCGGACCGGTGGCCGGCCGCGCGCTCGCGCATCATGGCGCGGACGTGATGACGATCAACGGGCCGCATCTGCCGAACATCGCGCCGCTCGTGATCGACAACGGCCGCGGCAAGCGTTCGGCGCTCGTCGATCTGCGCGACGCCGCTGGCTGCGACACGTTGCGCGGACTCGCGCGCGATGCCGACGTGTTCCTGCAGGCCTATCGTCCGGGCGCGCTCGCGGCGCGCGGCTTCGGGCCGGCCGAGCTGGCGCGCCTGCGGCCTGGCATCGTCTATGTGTCGGTTTGCGCGTACGGGTACACGGGGCCGTGGGCGCAGCGACGCGGCTTCGATAGTCTGGTGCAGTCGGCGAGCGGCATCGCGTGGACGGAGCGCGCGGCGGCGGGTTCGGCCGAGCCGCGGCATCTGCCATGTCAGGCGCTCGATCACGCGACCGGCTATCTGGCCGCGTTCGGCGCGATGGTCGCGCTCGCGCGGCGGGCACGCGAGGGTGGCAGCTGGCATGTGAAGGTGTCGCTTGCGCAGACCGGGCGCTGGCTGCAGTCGTTCGGGCTGCTGGCCGATGGACAGCAGGCGCCCGAGATGTCGCTCGACGATGTGCGCGATTGCGTCGCGAGCGTGCAATCGGAGTTTGGGTGCGTGCTGGGCGTTCAGCCCGCCGAAGAACTGGAACAGACGCCGGCGTTTTATGCGCTGCCGCCGGCGCGCATCGGCGCGCACGAAGCCCGGTGGACGTAA
- a CDS encoding GntR family transcriptional regulator: MTSASEDRWRDLRPDPENDTPLYLQLARKLGSAIHENRWNAGEALPSERVLSEALGVSRITSRKAIALLVEQGLIRRTQGAGSFITPRYEDPLSRLSSFSEMLRRRGFTPSSKWLSREISPANRDEVIQLGLSPAAAVTRLRRLRLADGIVMAVENSTFPAAVIPDPQAIGDSLYTYLENRGLTIVRALQHFRAVNASDEIAQQMSIAPNEALLLITRVGYTADQRAIELTDTYCRNDYYDFVAELRK; the protein is encoded by the coding sequence ATGACCTCTGCCTCGGAAGACCGCTGGCGCGACCTGCGCCCGGACCCGGAAAACGACACGCCGCTCTATCTGCAACTTGCCCGCAAGCTCGGCAGCGCGATCCACGAAAACCGCTGGAACGCCGGCGAGGCGCTCCCCTCCGAGCGGGTGCTGTCGGAGGCGCTCGGCGTATCGCGCATCACTTCGCGTAAGGCGATCGCGCTGCTCGTCGAGCAGGGTTTGATTCGCCGCACCCAGGGCGCGGGCAGCTTCATCACGCCGCGCTATGAAGATCCGTTGTCGCGCCTGTCGAGCTTCAGCGAAATGCTGCGGCGGCGCGGCTTCACACCGAGTTCGAAGTGGCTGTCGCGGGAAATCTCGCCGGCCAATCGCGACGAGGTGATCCAGTTGGGGCTGTCGCCGGCCGCCGCGGTCACACGGCTGCGGCGGCTGAGACTCGCCGACGGCATCGTGATGGCGGTCGAGAATTCGACGTTCCCGGCCGCGGTGATTCCCGATCCGCAGGCAATCGGCGACTCGCTGTACACGTATCTGGAGAATCGCGGATTGACGATCGTGCGCGCGTTGCAGCACTTTCGCGCGGTGAACGCGAGCGACGAGATCGCGCAGCAGATGAGCATCGCGCCGAACGAGGCGTTGCTGTTGATCACGCGCGTGGGCTATACGGCGGATCAGCGCGCGATCGAGTTGACGGACACGTACTGCCGCAACGATTACTACGACTTCGTGGCGGAGTTGAGGAAGTAG
- a CDS encoding aldo/keto reductase, giving the protein MTSEIVSVSLPGGERIPALGQGTWEMGEQRARRAAEIDALRCGIELGVTLIDTAEMYGDGATESLLGEALAGLRDKVFLVSKVYPHNASRRGVIAACEQSLKRLKTDRLDLYLLHWRGSVPLADTVDGFEALRHAGKIRHWGVSNFDTDDMEELVATPGGDACATNQILYNVARRGPEFDLLPWLAARVMPAMAYSPVDHARLPKRSPLDDIADARGVSVFQVALAWVLGKPNVCAIPKAARVEHVRDNYRASQLVLEAGELAALDAYFKPPRGKRALEML; this is encoded by the coding sequence ATGACGAGCGAAATCGTAAGCGTGAGCTTGCCGGGCGGCGAGCGCATTCCGGCACTGGGGCAGGGCACGTGGGAGATGGGCGAGCAGCGGGCACGACGCGCGGCGGAAATCGATGCGCTGCGCTGCGGCATCGAACTCGGCGTGACGCTGATCGACACCGCCGAAATGTACGGCGACGGCGCGACCGAGTCGCTGCTCGGCGAAGCGCTCGCCGGTTTGCGCGACAAGGTGTTTCTGGTCAGCAAGGTGTATCCGCACAACGCCAGCCGGCGCGGCGTGATCGCCGCGTGTGAGCAGAGCCTGAAGCGTCTGAAGACGGACCGGCTGGATTTGTATCTGCTGCACTGGCGTGGCTCTGTGCCGCTCGCGGACACCGTCGATGGCTTCGAGGCGCTGCGGCACGCGGGCAAGATCCGTCACTGGGGCGTGAGCAACTTCGATACCGACGACATGGAAGAACTCGTCGCGACGCCAGGCGGCGACGCATGCGCGACCAACCAGATTCTGTACAACGTGGCGCGGCGCGGGCCGGAGTTCGATCTGCTGCCATGGCTCGCCGCGCGCGTCATGCCGGCGATGGCATACAGCCCGGTCGATCATGCGCGGCTGCCAAAACGCTCGCCGCTTGACGACATCGCCGACGCGCGCGGCGTCTCCGTGTTTCAGGTGGCGCTCGCGTGGGTGCTGGGCAAGCCCAATGTGTGCGCGATTCCGAAGGCGGCGCGGGTCGAGCATGTGCGCGACAACTATCGCGCGTCGCAACTGGTGCTGGAAGCCGGCGAACTCGCCGCGCTCGACGCGTACTTCAAGCCGCCGCGCGGCAAGCGTGCGCTGGAGATGTTGTAA
- a CDS encoding Rap1a/Tai family immunity protein, which translates to MHRSVPPSATRTAAAVLMATALGLASLANAQTPAQPMAQTLSQAAPPVDPSFSAYSLVQSCKQRHDNVAQGQCVSAIRGIIHGYQYGVLFLAQRATFPANETQRVSLCLSDVPVSSIVDDFLADAAQVPDDALQHTPAEVAVLGSVHQHHPCT; encoded by the coding sequence ATGCATAGAAGTGTCCCCCCCTCCGCGACCCGCACGGCAGCCGCCGTGCTGATGGCTACCGCCCTGGGCCTCGCATCGCTCGCCAATGCGCAAACTCCCGCGCAGCCAATGGCGCAAACCCTGTCGCAAGCGGCGCCACCGGTCGATCCGAGCTTCTCCGCCTACTCGCTCGTACAGAGCTGCAAACAGCGCCACGACAACGTCGCGCAAGGGCAGTGCGTCAGCGCGATCCGCGGCATCATCCACGGTTATCAATACGGCGTGCTGTTCCTCGCCCAACGCGCCACCTTCCCCGCCAACGAAACCCAGCGCGTGTCGCTATGTCTGTCCGACGTGCCGGTGTCGTCGATCGTCGACGACTTCCTCGCCGATGCCGCTCAGGTACCGGACGACGCACTTCAGCACACCCCCGCCGAAGTCGCCGTGCTCGGCTCCGTGCATCAGCACCACCCCTGCACCTGA